One stretch of Cohnella algarum DNA includes these proteins:
- a CDS encoding DUF4177 domain-containing protein: MYEYSYVETSLGGFFSSATHRETIDAYAKEGWRLVQVLPTNDNGHGKPAQYEIIFERPVPE, translated from the coding sequence ATGTACGAATATTCGTATGTTGAAACGTCGTTGGGCGGATTTTTCTCCTCGGCGACGCATCGGGAAACGATCGATGCGTATGCGAAGGAAGGCTGGAGGCTCGTTCAAGTTTTGCCGACCAACGATAACGGCCACGGCAAGCCTGCGCAGTATGAAATTATTTTCGAGCGGCCCGTGCCGGAGTGA
- a CDS encoding transposase, which produces MKARKSSAIQPQMFQFVDMDELVPKKHILRQLNEALDFSIVHDWVAPLYTERTGRPAADPERMVRLMLLSYLFNHSERELYQLLPMHAGYLWFCGLDFESVVRPDSSRPSLPDRTTLVKTRKLWRTHGVFEKLMKHVVDQCIAAGLVQPDVHVGVDGTQVRANASIHSLKEITLAPVESIEDYLARMARQDEETGGVAHDSDDDRQPPAPPAQKERLLEDEATHEDFHGKTFSNKTHRSVTDPDARLYKKSNGQEAHLRYLVHDVTDIKSGVILSTQASIASGTAERETSLRQLFAIRFAHPQIRIRTLSADKAYGTTDYLQALFEQGIVPLVSLRNLTLEDVPAWKRQTNDPEKQRKRLAKIREIQIRNKAKRIQLMGSYRHLQKLRTRCEHVFAESKVAHGLGRARSRGLDCMQEQAVLTAIVQNLKRLCRFKKKRPQTGVLACPKPKSVMMEAVSDLLISALVGLFSSFFMPKRRLQLT; this is translated from the coding sequence ATGAAAGCCCGCAAGTCATCGGCTATCCAGCCTCAGATGTTCCAATTCGTGGATATGGATGAACTCGTGCCGAAAAAGCACATCCTGCGCCAACTGAACGAAGCGCTTGATTTTTCCATCGTTCATGATTGGGTGGCGCCTCTATATACGGAACGTACCGGCCGCCCGGCGGCTGACCCGGAGCGGATGGTTCGACTGATGCTGCTTTCGTATTTGTTCAACCATTCCGAACGGGAATTGTATCAACTGTTGCCCATGCATGCGGGCTATTTGTGGTTTTGCGGACTGGATTTCGAATCCGTCGTGCGCCCGGACTCATCGCGGCCGTCCCTGCCGGATCGGACGACCTTGGTGAAGACCCGGAAATTGTGGCGAACGCACGGTGTTTTTGAGAAGCTGATGAAACATGTCGTCGATCAGTGCATCGCCGCGGGACTGGTCCAACCCGATGTGCATGTCGGCGTCGACGGCACCCAGGTACGGGCCAACGCATCCATTCACAGCTTGAAAGAAATCACCCTGGCCCCGGTGGAGTCGATTGAAGACTATTTGGCTCGCATGGCCCGGCAAGATGAAGAGACCGGTGGTGTCGCCCATGATTCCGATGATGACCGACAGCCGCCCGCACCGCCCGCGCAAAAAGAGCGGCTGCTGGAAGACGAAGCGACGCATGAAGATTTTCATGGCAAAACGTTCTCGAACAAGACCCACCGCAGCGTAACGGATCCGGATGCCCGCTTGTACAAAAAGAGCAACGGTCAGGAAGCGCATTTGCGGTATTTGGTGCATGATGTGACGGATATCAAATCCGGCGTCATTCTGTCTACGCAAGCGAGCATCGCGTCCGGAACGGCTGAGCGTGAAACGAGCTTGCGGCAGCTCTTCGCGATCCGTTTTGCCCATCCGCAAATCCGGATTCGGACGCTTTCTGCCGATAAAGCCTACGGTACGACAGATTATCTGCAAGCGTTGTTCGAGCAAGGGATTGTTCCCCTGGTTTCGCTTCGCAACCTGACACTGGAAGATGTACCTGCTTGGAAACGTCAAACGAACGATCCGGAGAAACAACGCAAACGGCTGGCCAAAATCCGGGAAATCCAAATTCGAAACAAAGCCAAACGAATTCAGCTTATGGGTTCTTACCGTCATCTGCAAAAGTTGCGGACGCGGTGCGAGCATGTGTTTGCCGAAAGCAAAGTCGCGCATGGCCTGGGCCGCGCACGGAGCCGTGGATTGGACTGCATGCAAGAGCAGGCGGTGCTCACGGCCATCGTTCAAAATCTGAAAAGACTGTGCCGGTTTAAGAAAAAGCGACCACAAACCGGTGTTTTGGCATGTCCAAAACCGAAATCCGTGATGATGGAGGCAGTGTCGGACCTGCTCATTTCGGCGCTGGTTGGGTTGTTTTCCTCTTTTTTTATGCCGAAGAGACGGTTACAACTGACCTAA
- the glp gene encoding gephyrin-like molybdotransferase Glp yields the protein METSGNRQNAKFQRKTLTVEEARDALTRRVRLLPSERVGLLEAVGRRLAEPVKTSEPLPHFRRSGMDGFAVRFADVADASPRRPVELEVVERLPAGQEPIRPIAAGTAARIMTGGIVPDGADAVIMFEMAEEIERAGRTFVRIRKPIAQGANITPIGEEAAADTPVLEAGVVIGAGQAAILAALGCARVEVFRKPIVTVVSTGTELLRVEEPLQPGKIRNSNAYMLAAQIAAAGGQPRLAGSIPDDSALAERTIGELLHSDADLIVTTGGVSVGDYDRMADFFLKWKGTTLFTKIAMRPGSPTSAGVWGDKFLIGLSGNPSACFVGFELFVRPVLAGMQGGKAEAGRTFTAVLAADYMKANGYTRYVRGRWYSRNGIHYVEPVGPDKSSAMLSLKEADCLIVIPPTKTGVAAGEVVEAILLGDIAFA from the coding sequence TTGGAAACGTCAGGGAATCGCCAAAACGCCAAATTCCAGCGAAAGACGTTGACCGTGGAGGAGGCAAGGGATGCGCTGACGCGGCGGGTTCGTCTTCTTCCGTCCGAGCGGGTCGGACTGCTGGAAGCCGTCGGACGAAGGCTCGCCGAACCGGTGAAGACGAGCGAGCCGCTTCCTCATTTTCGGCGTTCCGGCATGGACGGCTTTGCCGTTCGGTTCGCGGACGTCGCGGACGCTTCTCCGCGGCGGCCCGTCGAGTTGGAAGTCGTCGAACGACTCCCTGCCGGGCAAGAACCGATCCGTCCGATCGCGGCGGGCACGGCAGCGCGCATCATGACCGGCGGCATCGTGCCGGACGGCGCCGACGCCGTCATCATGTTCGAAATGGCGGAGGAAATCGAAAGGGCGGGCCGGACCTTCGTCCGCATAAGGAAGCCGATCGCGCAAGGAGCCAATATAACCCCGATCGGCGAGGAGGCGGCCGCGGACACGCCGGTGCTGGAAGCGGGCGTCGTTATCGGAGCGGGGCAGGCGGCGATTTTAGCCGCGCTGGGTTGCGCCCGGGTGGAGGTGTTCCGCAAGCCGATCGTGACGGTCGTTTCGACCGGAACGGAATTGCTTCGCGTCGAGGAGCCGTTGCAGCCGGGAAAAATCCGGAACAGCAACGCCTACATGCTCGCCGCGCAAATTGCCGCGGCCGGCGGGCAGCCTCGCCTCGCCGGCTCCATTCCCGACGATTCCGCGCTGGCGGAACGGACGATCGGCGAGTTGCTGCATTCGGACGCCGATCTCATCGTGACGACGGGCGGCGTTTCCGTCGGCGATTACGATCGGATGGCGGATTTTTTTCTGAAATGGAAAGGAACGACCCTTTTTACGAAAATCGCGATGAGGCCGGGCAGTCCGACCAGTGCGGGCGTATGGGGCGACAAGTTCCTGATCGGGCTTTCCGGTAACCCTTCCGCCTGCTTTGTCGGGTTCGAACTGTTCGTCCGTCCCGTCCTGGCCGGCATGCAGGGCGGCAAGGCGGAAGCGGGCCGGACCTTTACCGCGGTTCTTGCCGCCGATTATATGAAAGCGAACGGCTACACCCGTTACGTCCGCGGCCGCTGGTACAGCCGAAACGGAATTCATTACGTCGAACCGGTCGGTCCGGATAAATCAAGCGCCATGCTATCGCTCAAGGAAGCCGATTGCCTGATCGTCATCCCGCCGACGAAAACGGGAGTCGCGGCCGGAGAGGTCGTAGAGGCGATTTTATTGGGGGATATCGCGTTCGCTTAA
- a CDS encoding SDR family oxidoreductase: protein MNRKVVLITGASSGFGLHASLRFAERGHEVVATMRNPETKGELLDQAALLGVASRIHILRLDVTRTEDIRSVMREIGERFGRLDVLVNNAGYAVGGMAEEVPLSDWRALLETNFFGVIAMTQAALPIMRSQRRGTILNVGSISGKIGIPGYAPYCSSKFAVEGFSESLRHEVRGFGVDVVLVEPGSYKTPIWNKGFDRIRAAPSSPYRDLLDSVLGYSRRTAEAAPDPDRLARKIVALAEKKSPSLRYAYGKGAKLSLLGKAILPWKWFERVLAAALRAGMNKR, encoded by the coding sequence ATGAATCGAAAAGTCGTCTTGATCACCGGCGCTTCGAGCGGCTTCGGACTGCATGCCAGCCTTCGCTTCGCCGAACGGGGACATGAAGTCGTCGCTACGATGCGCAATCCGGAGACGAAGGGCGAGCTGCTGGACCAAGCGGCTCTGCTCGGCGTCGCGAGCCGAATCCACATCCTGCGGCTGGACGTTACCCGAACGGAGGACATCCGGTCGGTCATGCGGGAGATTGGGGAGCGATTCGGACGCCTCGACGTTCTCGTCAACAATGCGGGTTATGCGGTCGGCGGCATGGCCGAAGAGGTGCCGCTTTCCGACTGGCGGGCGCTGTTGGAAACGAATTTTTTCGGCGTGATCGCCATGACCCAGGCCGCATTGCCGATCATGCGCAGCCAACGCCGCGGCACGATCCTGAACGTCGGCAGCATCAGCGGAAAAATCGGCATTCCCGGCTATGCGCCGTACTGCTCGTCCAAATTCGCGGTCGAAGGCTTCAGCGAATCGCTCCGGCATGAAGTGCGCGGCTTCGGCGTCGACGTCGTTCTCGTCGAGCCCGGCAGCTACAAAACCCCGATCTGGAACAAGGGCTTCGACCGCATCCGCGCGGCCCCTTCTTCCCCCTATCGGGACTTGCTCGATTCCGTGCTCGGTTATTCGCGGCGAACCGCGGAAGCCGCTCCCGATCCGGATCGGCTCGCGCGGAAAATCGTCGCCCTCGCCGAAAAAAAGTCCCCCTCCCTACGCTACGCTTACGGCAAGGGAGCAAAGCTTTCGCTGCTGGGCAAAGCGATCTTGCCGTGGAAATGGTTCGAGCGCGTGCTGGCGGCGGCGCTGCGCGCCGGGATGAACAAGCGCTGA
- a CDS encoding TetR/AcrR family transcriptional regulator, whose protein sequence is MPKEATTSVNRRSDIISAAIEVFAEVGYYRATTAQVAERANISQPYVFRFFATKEALLLTALEVSWTRVIDSFRKVVDSAAPERLETGLIRAYEDILDAYRNEVLLQMQAQTIPEESIRKAMRNGFGEVRNMVLNAFQSAGIPNPEERTMLFLARGMLCNVSAALHMPELKEGLGE, encoded by the coding sequence ATGCCCAAAGAAGCAACGACTTCGGTCAATCGCCGCTCCGACATTATTTCGGCCGCGATCGAGGTTTTCGCGGAAGTCGGCTATTACCGGGCGACGACCGCTCAGGTCGCGGAACGGGCCAACATTTCGCAGCCGTACGTTTTTCGATTTTTTGCGACGAAGGAAGCGCTGCTGCTGACCGCGCTGGAGGTTTCCTGGACGAGGGTGATCGACTCGTTCCGCAAAGTCGTGGACTCCGCCGCTCCGGAACGGCTGGAAACCGGCCTAATCCGGGCGTACGAGGACATTTTGGACGCTTACCGGAACGAGGTGCTGCTGCAAATGCAAGCCCAGACGATTCCGGAAGAGTCGATCCGGAAGGCGATGCGCAACGGATTCGGGGAGGTGCGGAACATGGTGCTGAACGCGTTTCAAAGCGCGGGAATCCCGAATCCCGAGGAACGGACAATGCTGTTTCTGGCCCGAGGGATGCTGTGCAACGTTTCGGCGGCTTTGCATATGCCGGAACTGAAAGAGGGATTAGGGGAATAA
- a CDS encoding FusB/FusC family EF-G-binding protein — protein MCQPFIRNHQYNLIKKQAVHLQRTCSTVSDPKVVESVRNNVMYKIQEAFPDALEPSQEQTLGKVADVYTSEDVQSYLRSLEPYREPFDQMTDAQLRKLFPKAKKLKLPDREAVDGRYLTYLGWTDISSNKLYLVYRLDGQLVGIEGKLTPTHKKGTCFLCNRQEEVALFTAIAKAKPANASPDYFKAIGNYLCVNSSACNGNITDVDALEKFVRAVTGRSE, from the coding sequence ATGTGCCAACCATTTATTAGAAACCATCAATATAACTTGATCAAGAAGCAGGCCGTTCATCTGCAGCGAACGTGCAGCACCGTATCCGATCCGAAAGTGGTGGAGTCGGTGCGAAACAACGTGATGTACAAAATTCAGGAGGCGTTCCCGGACGCGCTCGAGCCGTCGCAAGAACAAACGTTGGGGAAGGTTGCGGACGTTTATACGTCGGAGGACGTGCAGTCTTATTTGCGCTCGCTGGAGCCTTATCGCGAACCGTTCGACCAAATGACGGACGCGCAGCTCCGCAAGCTGTTCCCGAAAGCGAAAAAACTGAAGCTCCCCGACAGGGAAGCCGTCGACGGACGTTATCTCACTTATTTGGGATGGACCGACATTTCGTCGAACAAGCTTTACCTCGTTTACCGCCTTGACGGACAGCTTGTCGGCATCGAAGGGAAATTGACCCCCACGCATAAAAAAGGAACCTGCTTTTTGTGCAACCGCCAGGAAGAGGTTGCCCTGTTCACGGCGATCGCCAAAGCGAAGCCGGCCAACGCGTCGCCGGATTACTTCAAGGCGATCGGCAACTATTTGTGCGTGAACTCCAGCGCTTGCAACGGCAACATAACGGATGTCGACGCTCTGGAAAAGTTCGTCCGGGCAGTCACGGGACGCTCCGAATAA
- a CDS encoding MFS transporter, translating to MHLQWKKKFAFIFCGQIFSILTSSMVQFSMIWHLTETTGSAAVLMMAGLAGFLPQALLGPFIGVWLDRWNRKRTMMTADGVIALFSLILGLYFYFGEPGVGFVYAILMIRSAASAFHAPAFQAAIPLIAPEEQLTRVAGWHQMVFSFSNVIGPALGIAVYSATSLGAVLFLDVLGALIANMMLLFVQIRQPKPEAGPSPSFLNEFKLGWRAFAQAKPIVFVTVITAVFGIVFMPLATLFPFMTLSHFERGGYSASIVEAAFGIGMILGGALLSIAASKWKDSTYMSLSLAAIGLTCVFGGVLGKDGFFVFLALSFLMGRRLRFSTVLIWR from the coding sequence ATGCACCTTCAATGGAAAAAAAAGTTCGCGTTCATTTTTTGCGGTCAAATCTTCTCGATTTTGACCTCGTCCATGGTTCAATTTTCGATGATTTGGCATTTGACGGAAACGACCGGTTCGGCCGCAGTTCTGATGATGGCCGGGCTGGCCGGCTTTTTGCCGCAGGCGCTGCTGGGCCCTTTTATCGGCGTCTGGCTCGACCGGTGGAACCGCAAACGGACGATGATGACCGCCGACGGCGTCATTGCGCTTTTCAGTTTGATTTTGGGCCTCTATTTCTATTTCGGCGAACCGGGCGTCGGATTCGTTTATGCGATTCTTATGATCCGCTCCGCCGCTTCCGCCTTTCACGCGCCCGCGTTTCAAGCGGCCATTCCGCTCATCGCGCCCGAAGAACAGCTGACGCGGGTGGCGGGCTGGCATCAAATGGTGTTCTCCTTTTCCAATGTGATCGGCCCTGCGCTCGGAATCGCGGTCTATTCGGCCACTTCCCTAGGAGCCGTATTGTTTCTCGACGTCCTCGGCGCGTTGATCGCGAATATGATGCTGTTATTCGTCCAAATTCGGCAGCCCAAACCGGAAGCCGGACCGTCGCCGTCCTTTCTGAACGAGTTCAAACTCGGTTGGAGGGCGTTCGCGCAAGCGAAGCCGATCGTGTTCGTTACGGTCATAACCGCCGTGTTCGGCATCGTGTTCATGCCGCTTGCGACTTTGTTTCCTTTCATGACGTTGTCGCACTTCGAGCGCGGGGGATACAGCGCGAGCATCGTCGAAGCCGCGTTCGGCATCGGGATGATTCTCGGCGGCGCCTTGCTGTCCATCGCCGCTTCCAAATGGAAAGACAGCACCTATATGAGCTTGAGTTTGGCTGCCATCGGCCTGACGTGCGTTTTCGGCGGCGTCCTCGGCAAGGACGGATTTTTCGTTTTCCTCGCGCTTTCGTTTTTAATGGGGCGGCGGCTCCGTTTTTCAACGGTCCTTATATGGCGATGA
- a CDS encoding ATP-binding domain-containing protein: MIIQGVAGSGKTSVALHRMAYLLYRFKDTISSSQMMIISPNRVFSDYISNVLPELGEESILESGMEDIAAAELKGICRFQTFNEQAADLLESDDAKRIERIRFKSSAIFVTELDDFIRLAAERYFAPKDIEVDRTRIPKGEIANAYRASSGLPIKSRLENERLLPVMIEIKLLDFGSERFHDGIVVTFAHMAKGLEFDRVIVPGANAATYRTELDRSLLYIACTRAMHALTVTYCGEPAAFLPG, encoded by the coding sequence TTGATCATTCAGGGAGTCGCGGGGTCGGGAAAAACGTCGGTCGCCCTGCACCGGATGGCGTATCTTTTGTACCGGTTCAAGGACACGATCTCATCGAGTCAAATGATGATCATTTCCCCGAATCGGGTTTTTTCCGACTATATTTCGAACGTTTTGCCCGAGCTCGGCGAAGAAAGCATCCTGGAATCGGGCATGGAGGACATCGCGGCGGCGGAACTGAAAGGCATTTGCCGGTTCCAGACGTTTAACGAGCAGGCGGCGGATCTGTTGGAATCGGACGACGCGAAGCGAATCGAACGGATCAGATTCAAATCGAGCGCGATTTTCGTGACGGAGCTGGACGATTTTATCCGCTTGGCCGCCGAGCGCTATTTTGCGCCCAAGGACATCGAGGTCGACCGCACGCGCATTCCGAAGGGGGAAATCGCGAACGCTTATCGGGCGTCAAGCGGGCTGCCGATCAAATCGAGGTTGGAAAATGAACGGCTGCTTCCCGTTATGATAGAAATCAAGCTGCTCGATTTCGGCAGCGAGCGCTTCCACGACGGGATCGTCGTGACCTTTGCCCATATGGCCAAAGGGCTTGAATTCGATCGGGTGATCGTTCCCGGTGCGAATGCGGCTACCTATCGGACGGAATTGGATCGAAGCCTGCTGTACATCGCCTGCACGAGGGCCATGCATGCGCTGACCGTGACGTATTGCGGCGAGCCCGCGGCGTTTTTGCCGGGTTGA
- a CDS encoding NAD-dependent epimerase/dehydratase family protein has translation MKRALITGATGFLGRRLAAALLDRGWEVSGFGRNEAVGAELAQAGVRFIRGDLADPRQVADACAGRQIVFHCGALSSPWGAYRDFYAGNVEGTRNVAAACLAHRVERLVHVSTPSLYFDYRDRLNIPESSPLPSRPANCYAATKRMAEQIVNEAFASGLPSVIVRPRAIFGPGDRTLLPRFIRANEQGGIPLFRGGNIRMDLTYVDNVVHALLLCASAPESALGAAYNITNREPALFIDVLRRLFEALGKPLRLRPLPYPVAYGLAGFLEWKTRLLRSGAEPLLTRYSVGLLGKHQTLDTSLAEEKLGYSPVVGLEEGLERYASWWNRNERQSNERQ, from the coding sequence ATGAAGCGTGCTTTGATTACGGGAGCCACCGGGTTTCTCGGAAGGCGGCTTGCCGCCGCGCTGCTGGACCGGGGCTGGGAAGTTTCCGGCTTTGGACGAAACGAAGCGGTCGGCGCGGAGCTTGCGCAAGCGGGCGTGCGCTTCATCCGCGGAGATCTTGCCGATCCCCGGCAAGTCGCGGACGCATGCGCCGGCCGGCAAATCGTTTTTCATTGCGGAGCGCTCTCCTCCCCGTGGGGAGCGTATCGGGACTTTTACGCCGGCAATGTGGAAGGAACGCGAAACGTCGCGGCCGCCTGCCTCGCGCATCGGGTCGAACGGCTCGTTCACGTTTCCACGCCGAGCCTGTATTTCGATTATCGGGACCGCCTGAACATTCCCGAAAGCTCGCCCTTGCCTTCAAGGCCGGCCAATTGCTACGCCGCGACAAAACGGATGGCCGAGCAAATCGTTAACGAGGCGTTCGCGAGCGGCTTGCCGTCCGTCATCGTCAGGCCCCGGGCCATCTTCGGCCCGGGCGACCGGACGCTGCTGCCCAGGTTCATTCGCGCGAACGAGCAGGGCGGAATCCCGCTGTTCCGCGGCGGCAACATTCGGATGGACCTCACGTACGTCGACAACGTCGTGCACGCGCTGCTGCTTTGCGCGAGCGCGCCGGAGTCGGCGCTCGGGGCCGCCTATAACATCACGAATCGGGAGCCCGCGCTGTTTATCGACGTCTTGCGGCGGTTATTCGAGGCCCTCGGCAAGCCGCTTCGGCTAAGACCGTTGCCCTATCCCGTCGCATACGGACTGGCCGGCTTTCTGGAATGGAAGACCCGGCTTCTGCGGTCCGGCGCCGAACCGCTGCTTACCCGGTATTCGGTCGGGCTGCTCGGCAAGCATCAGACGCTGGATACGTCTCTCGCCGAAGAAAAGCTAGGCTATTCGCCCGTCGTCGGGCTGGAGGAAGGACTCGAACGTTATGCATCCTGGTGGAACCGGAACGAACGTCAATCAAACGAACGTCAATAA
- a CDS encoding MFS transporter codes for MAMIQRAFEPEMLGRVLSFVTSVTLLSSPVGLLVAGPIVDRYGVQLWFFGSGIVVLLTGLLLFLRFKGERGEAGEAVPQKQA; via the coding sequence ATGGCGATGATCCAGCGTGCGTTCGAACCGGAGATGCTCGGGCGCGTGCTCTCCTTCGTGACCAGCGTAACGCTGCTCTCCTCGCCGGTCGGGCTGCTGGTCGCGGGACCGATCGTCGACCGGTACGGCGTGCAGCTTTGGTTTTTCGGCTCCGGAATCGTCGTGTTGTTGACCGGTCTCTTGCTGTTCCTCCGGTTCAAAGGGGAGCGCGGAGAAGCGGGCGAAGCGGTACCGCAAAAACAAGCCTGA
- a CDS encoding beta-ketoacyl-ACP synthase III, with translation MNERHVSILGTGKYLPQTCVTSEEMDARLGVKPGWTLKKTNVAKRYFAGEETASRMGAKAAAAALEAAGLSFRDIDCLVCTSGTSEQPIPCTAALIQYEMGHGRSGTPAFDINSTCLSFVAGLDVVSYMIEAGRYRNVLLVSSEISSAGLNWDQKESAALFGDGAVAVVVGRAAEGGTSRIVHAAMETYADGARLSEIRGGGSRLHALKQADASAGDYLFDMDGPAIFRMTSKLMPPFVERFMAAAGTRLQDMKLIVPHQGSAMAVRLLSRKLGIADEQLMSITAEHGNTIAASIPMGLHEAIAQKRIRRGDRVLLLGTSAGLSLGGMILDY, from the coding sequence ATGAACGAACGTCATGTGTCGATTTTGGGGACGGGCAAGTATTTGCCGCAAACCTGCGTAACTTCGGAAGAAATGGACGCGAGACTCGGCGTGAAGCCGGGCTGGACGCTTAAAAAAACGAACGTGGCGAAGCGTTATTTCGCCGGGGAGGAAACGGCGTCCCGAATGGGCGCAAAGGCGGCGGCCGCCGCCTTGGAAGCGGCAGGTCTGTCGTTTCGGGATATCGATTGCCTCGTCTGCACGAGCGGGACGTCCGAACAGCCGATCCCCTGCACGGCGGCGCTGATCCAATACGAGATGGGCCATGGCCGGTCGGGAACGCCAGCCTTCGATATCAACTCCACTTGCCTCAGCTTTGTCGCGGGGCTGGACGTCGTTTCGTATATGATCGAAGCCGGCCGCTACCGCAACGTGCTGCTCGTTTCGAGCGAGATTTCCTCCGCCGGGCTGAATTGGGACCAGAAGGAAAGCGCCGCGCTGTTCGGCGACGGGGCGGTTGCCGTCGTCGTCGGCCGCGCCGCGGAAGGCGGAACGTCGCGCATCGTCCATGCCGCGATGGAAACTTACGCCGACGGCGCGCGCCTCTCGGAAATCCGCGGCGGCGGCTCGAGGCTTCATGCGCTCAAGCAAGCCGATGCCTCCGCCGGCGATTACTTGTTCGATATGGACGGACCCGCCATCTTCCGGATGACGTCGAAGCTGATGCCGCCGTTTGTCGAGCGGTTCATGGCGGCGGCCGGCACCCGCCTGCAGGACATGAAGCTCATCGTTCCCCACCAGGGCAGCGCGATGGCGGTCCGGCTGCTGAGCCGCAAGCTCGGCATAGCCGACGAACAGCTGATGTCGATCACGGCGGAACACGGGAATACGATCGCCGCCTCCATTCCGATGGGGCTGCACGAAGCGATTGCGCAAAAGCGGATCCGGCGGGGCGACCGGGTGCTGCTGCTGGGCACGTCGGCCGGGCTGTCGCTGGGAGGAATGATTCTTGATTATTGA
- a CDS encoding F390 synthetase-related protein, which produces MKDKLAILRSYAATRYFRKWRSRESFLRWQEKRIVRHLETVRARSSFYEKLWRGIPTDEWRTFPAIDKTAMMDHFDELNTVGIRKDEAFELAIAAEKSRDFTPVLNGITVGLSSGTSGHRGLFLVSERERLAWAGAVLAKALPRSLLHREKIAFFLRADSRLYGSVESSSIRFEFFDLYEPIDRHIARLNAYRPTLLVGPPSLLRMLAEAAAAGTLSVAPAKIVSVAEVLDPLDRRVVESAFGQTLHQVYQCTEGFLASTCPYGTLHFNEDIVCIEKEYVDRSRGKFIPVVTDFSRLAQPIVRYRLNDLITERKSCPCGSPFTAIEAIEGRSDDLFYLPSRDGASLVPVFPDLISRAVLAATDDLSDYKVIQQGENRILLMLKTPAGVHSDPAAAQVAASLGELFRKLGCAVPDLEFAPYRPPEPGVKLRRVERAWRVQGRIGQRMKR; this is translated from the coding sequence GTGAAAGACAAGCTCGCCATCTTGCGGTCGTACGCGGCGACCCGATATTTCCGGAAGTGGCGAAGCCGGGAGTCGTTTCTGCGCTGGCAGGAAAAACGGATCGTCCGCCATTTGGAAACGGTCCGCGCGCGCTCCTCTTTTTACGAAAAACTGTGGCGCGGAATTCCGACGGACGAATGGAGAACGTTTCCGGCGATCGACAAAACCGCGATGATGGACCATTTCGACGAGCTTAATACGGTCGGCATACGCAAAGACGAAGCGTTCGAGCTGGCGATCGCCGCCGAAAAAAGCCGCGATTTCACCCCGGTGCTGAACGGAATCACGGTCGGCTTGTCGTCGGGAACTTCCGGCCATCGGGGGCTGTTTCTCGTCAGCGAGCGGGAGCGCTTGGCCTGGGCCGGGGCGGTGCTCGCCAAAGCGCTGCCCCGCTCCTTGCTCCATCGGGAGAAAATCGCGTTTTTCCTGCGCGCGGACAGCCGTTTGTACGGCTCCGTCGAAAGTTCCTCGATTCGGTTCGAATTTTTCGATCTGTACGAACCGATCGACCGGCACATCGCGCGCCTGAACGCGTATCGGCCGACCCTTCTCGTCGGCCCGCCGTCGCTGCTGCGGATGCTGGCCGAAGCGGCCGCGGCCGGCACCCTTTCCGTCGCCCCGGCGAAAATCGTATCCGTCGCCGAGGTGCTGGATCCGCTCGACCGGCGCGTCGTCGAATCGGCCTTCGGGCAAACGCTGCACCAGGTTTACCAGTGCACAGAAGGCTTTCTCGCTTCCACATGCCCGTATGGCACGCTTCATTTTAACGAGGATATCGTCTGCATCGAGAAAGAGTACGTCGATCGTTCGCGCGGCAAATTCATTCCCGTCGTGACCGATTTTTCGAGGCTGGCCCAGCCGATCGTCCGCTACCGTCTGAACGATTTGATCACGGAACGGAAAAGCTGTCCCTGCGGCTCCCCGTTTACCGCGATCGAAGCGATCGAAGGCCGAAGCGACGACCTGTTCTATCTGCCCTCGCGGGACGGGGCATCGCTCGTGCCGGTCTTTCCGGATCTGATTTCGCGCGCCGTCCTTGCGGCTACGGACGATTTGAGCGATTACAAGGTGATCCAGCAGGGCGAGAATCGGATTCTTCTAATGCTGAAAACGCCGGCGGGCGTCCATTCGGACCCTGCGGCCGCCCAGGTTGCGGCTTCTCTTGGCGAGTTGTTCCGGAAGCTGGGATGCGCAGTCCCCGATCTCGAATTCGCGCCGTACCGTCCGCCGGAGCCGGGCGTCAAATTGCGGCGGGTCGAACGGGCCTGGCGCGTCCAAGGCCGGATTGGGCAGAGGATGAAACGTTAA